In Montipora capricornis isolate CH-2021 chromosome 4, ASM3666992v2, whole genome shotgun sequence, a single genomic region encodes these proteins:
- the LOC138047410 gene encoding N-acetylglucosaminyl-phosphatidylinositol de-N-acetylase-like yields MWFFELSNLSALLLLVAILSCLLTIFYCGQLNYQRVERPEFENKHVLVITSHPDDECMFFSPTILNLQRFSTVHLLCLSTGNYYGQGDTRKKELMSSCAILGITSSYVTVIDHRFLPDDPNADWDPKLIGRIITDHINNKIQVVVTFDSYGVSGHKNHIAVFKAVKRLMNEEIFEDLKVYVLKSTGILRKYISLLDLPFSVYSRYFFLSSPNDIILGQSAMFAHRSQLLWFRKLYILFSRFMLINTLEKLS; encoded by the exons ATGTGGTTCTTTGAGCTGAGTAATCTTTCGGCTTTGCTATTACTTGTTGCAATTTTATCGTGtcttttaacaattttttattGCGGACAACTAAACTACCAACGAGTTGAAAGGCCagaatttgaaaacaaacatgTCCTTGTTATAACTTCTCACCCAGATGACGAGTGCATGTTCTTCTCGCCCACCATCTTGAATCTCCAGAGATTTTCCACAGTTCATCTATTGTGCCTTTCAACAG GTAATTATTATGGACAAGGTGACACTAGGAAAAAAGAGCTGATGTCAAGCTGTGCTATCCTGGGAATTACATCCAGTTATGTGACAGTTATAGACCACCG TTTTCTTCCAGATGATCCCAATGCAGACTGGGATCCCAAGCTCATTGGCAGAATAATCACTGAtcacataaataataaaattcaaGTG GTTGTAACATTTGACTCCTACGGAGTGTCTGGCCATAAAAACCACATTGCTGTTTTCAAAGCAGTGAAAAGACTGATGAATGAGgaaatctttgaagatcttaaagtttaTGTTCTCAAAAGCACTGGAATATTGAGAAAATACATATCATTATTGGACCTTCCTTTTAGTGTGTATTCAAG GTATTTTTTTCTCTCAAGTCCCAATGACATCATTCTTGGACAG AGTGCAATGTTTGCTCACAGAAGCCAGTTGCTGTGGTTTAGGAAGCTTTAcatacttttttcaagatttatgTTGATCAACACACTGGAAAAACTCAGTTGA
- the LOC138047413 gene encoding protein LLP homolog: protein MAKSVRSRRKRKLRAEKRQKLKPKVKAKLEEIIGLKDKKMVVDAENVEGGKSDETQEKMLKKVKNQKPTSQNEDAEKQEQDDVVMKPEETSQKNLKKKAHQKLNNKKNLKRLGNKKKCPKIARWKHSGHQF, encoded by the exons ATGGCGAAGAGTGTGCGATCAAGAAGAAAGCGAAAACTGCGCGCTGAAAAACGTCAAAAACTCAAACCAAAGGTAAAAGCAAAGTTAGAGGAGATTATCGGCTtaaaagacaagaaaatggTCGTGGACGCGGAGAACGTGGAAGGAGGAAAAAGTGACGAAACGCAAGAAAAGATGTTAAAGAAGGTGAAAAATCAGAAACCAACATCACAAAATGAAGACGCAG aaaaacaagaacaagatgATGTTGTCATGAAACCAGAGGAAACATCTCAAAAGAACCTCAAGAAAAAAGCTCATCAGAAATTAAACAATAAGAAGAATTTAAAGCGTCTTGGGAACAAGAAGAAATGTCCAAAGATTGCCAGGTGGAAGCATAGTGGACATCAGTTCTGA